In Paenibacillus ihbetae, the following are encoded in one genomic region:
- a CDS encoding UDP-glucose--hexose-1-phosphate uridylyltransferase, whose translation MDRTTASTPEAKLAQYAIEMLVTYALQKGLIREADVDYSRNLLLEDFGFSEPYLEEVKGEVPEGPQSLLDTLIDYGAAHGLIPENTDTYRDLLDAKIMGRLMARPSEVEQAFQTLREEQGIEAATSWFYNLSIDSNYIRMDRVAKNEYWKHPSEYGDIEITINLSKPEKSPKEIAMAKLLPPPVYPKCQLCRENVGYAGRVNHPARQNLRILPLELNGEPWFFQYSPYVYYNEHCIVFHREHVPMKLTTETLARLLSFVDIYPHYFLGSNADLPIVGGSILTHDHFQGGRHTFPIQNAPRVLGFVHSQFPGVSVDIVKWPMSVIRLASKDRQRLLDCASQIYEAWKSYSDPEADILAFSEKDGARVRHNTVTPIARRDADGGYEMDLVLRNNRTSAAHPEGIFHPHREMHHIKKENIGLIEVMGLAILPGRLKVELDWIADILAGNEELYAASRQPDHPLAVHGEWIQSLRERLPAASDKAEAAEWIRREVGQKFTTILEHAGVYKQTAEGQQAFKRFLSSMGFVTEQG comes from the coding sequence ATGGATAGGACAACTGCAAGCACTCCCGAAGCAAAACTGGCCCAGTACGCGATCGAAATGCTGGTAACATATGCCCTGCAGAAAGGCCTGATCCGCGAAGCGGACGTCGACTACAGCCGGAATCTTCTGCTGGAGGATTTCGGGTTCAGCGAGCCGTACCTTGAAGAGGTCAAGGGTGAAGTCCCTGAAGGACCCCAATCCTTGCTCGATACGCTGATCGATTACGGGGCCGCTCACGGCCTCATCCCGGAAAATACGGATACGTATCGGGATTTGCTGGATGCCAAAATTATGGGACGGCTGATGGCAAGGCCTTCGGAGGTGGAGCAGGCCTTTCAAACCTTGAGGGAGGAGCAGGGGATTGAGGCGGCTACAAGCTGGTTTTATAACCTCAGCATCGACTCCAATTACATCCGCATGGACCGCGTGGCCAAGAACGAGTATTGGAAGCATCCGAGCGAATACGGGGATATCGAGATCACGATCAATCTGTCCAAGCCGGAAAAAAGCCCGAAGGAAATCGCGATGGCGAAGCTGCTTCCTCCGCCCGTCTATCCGAAATGCCAGCTATGCCGCGAAAATGTAGGGTATGCGGGCAGGGTAAACCACCCGGCCCGCCAAAACTTGCGCATCCTGCCGCTTGAGCTGAACGGGGAGCCGTGGTTCTTCCAATACTCGCCATACGTTTATTACAACGAACACTGCATCGTATTTCATCGGGAGCATGTTCCGATGAAGCTGACGACGGAGACGCTGGCCCGCCTCTTGAGCTTCGTGGATATTTACCCGCACTATTTCCTTGGCTCGAATGCGGATTTGCCGATTGTCGGCGGTTCTATTCTGACGCATGACCATTTCCAGGGAGGACGGCACACTTTCCCGATCCAGAATGCCCCCCGTGTGCTCGGGTTCGTACACTCGCAGTTCCCGGGTGTATCGGTCGACATCGTGAAATGGCCGATGTCCGTAATCCGGCTCGCCTCGAAGGACCGGCAGCGGCTGCTGGATTGCGCGTCCCAAATTTACGAAGCCTGGAAATCCTACAGTGACCCGGAAGCGGATATTCTGGCTTTCAGCGAGAAGGATGGAGCGCGTGTCCGACATAACACGGTGACACCGATTGCGCGAAGAGATGCGGACGGCGGGTATGAAATGGATTTGGTGCTGCGCAACAACCGGACGAGTGCAGCGCATCCGGAGGGGATTTTTCATCCGCACCGCGAGATGCACCATATCAAGAAGGAAAATATCGGCTTGATCGAGGTGATGGGACTTGCCATCCTCCCGGGCCGGCTTAAGGTGGAGCTCGATTGGATCGCCGATATATTAGCCGGCAACGAAGAACTTTACGCCGCCAGCCGCCAGCCGGATCACCCGCTTGCCGTTCACGGCGAGTGGATTCAGAGCCTGCGGGAGCGTCTGCCGGCCGCCTCGGATAAAGCGGAAGCCGCGGAGTGGATACGCCGGGAGGTAGGTCAGAAGTTCACCACGATTCTGGAGCATGCAGGCGTTTATAAACAAACAGCGGAAGGGCAGCAAGCCTTCAAGCGCTTCTTGAGCAGCATGGGCTTTGTGACGGAGCAGGGATAA
- the galE gene encoding UDP-glucose 4-epimerase GalE yields the protein MAILVTGGAGYIGSHTVAELLEKGEEVVVIDSLETGHREALLGGKLYEGDLRDKALLKQLFSENEIDAVIHFAANSLVGESMKDPVKYYDNNVYGTLCLLEAMNEANVRKIVFSSTAATYGEPEKVPIEEADRTQPTNVYGETKLMMERMMAWFDTVLGIKYVSLRYFNAAGSHESGKIGEDHRPESHLIPLVLQTALKQRPHISVFGSDYATPDGTCVRDYIHVSDLADAHLRAVEYLRRGEPSNVFNLGNGLGFSVNEVIETSRKVTGADIPVVMEARRAGDPAVLVASSDKARAVLGWKPARTTLEEIIESAWRWHSSHPDGYGNR from the coding sequence ATGGCTATATTGGTAACCGGGGGAGCAGGGTATATCGGCTCGCATACCGTGGCAGAACTGCTGGAGAAGGGTGAAGAGGTGGTTGTCATCGACAGCCTGGAGACGGGACACCGCGAGGCGCTGCTTGGCGGAAAGCTGTATGAGGGGGATCTGCGTGATAAGGCGCTGCTGAAGCAGCTGTTTTCGGAAAATGAAATCGATGCCGTCATCCACTTCGCAGCAAACTCGCTCGTTGGCGAGAGCATGAAGGACCCTGTCAAGTACTATGACAACAACGTCTATGGAACGCTGTGCCTGCTGGAAGCGATGAATGAAGCGAATGTCCGGAAGATCGTCTTCTCTTCAACGGCAGCGACATATGGCGAGCCTGAGAAAGTGCCGATTGAGGAAGCGGATCGGACGCAGCCGACGAATGTGTACGGCGAAACCAAGCTGATGATGGAGCGGATGATGGCCTGGTTCGATACGGTGCTCGGCATCAAATATGTCTCCCTTCGCTATTTCAATGCCGCCGGCTCGCATGAAAGCGGGAAGATCGGCGAGGATCACCGGCCGGAGAGCCATCTGATTCCGCTCGTGCTGCAGACGGCGCTGAAGCAGCGCCCGCATATTTCGGTGTTCGGCAGCGATTATGCTACACCGGACGGCACCTGCGTCCGGGATTATATCCATGTCAGCGACCTGGCGGATGCCCATCTGCGGGCGGTTGAATATTTGCGGCGCGGGGAGCCCAGCAATGTGTTCAACCTTGGCAACGGGCTGGGCTTCTCGGTGAACGAAGTGATCGAAACGTCGAGAAAGGTGACCGGAGCCGACATTCCGGTTGTGATGGAAGCCAGACGGGCCGGGGATCCGGCGGTGCTGGTGGCCTCTTCCGATAAGGCGCGGGCCGTGCTCGGATGGAAGCCGGCGCGTACGACGCTCGAGGAAATCATTGAAAGCGCCTGGAGATGGCACAGCAGCCATCCGGATGGTTACGGGAATCGATAA
- a CDS encoding galactokinase — MDTNQLMEAFKNKHGESKHQARIFNAPGRVNLIGEHLDYNGGYVLPAALEFGTTLIIRPRDDDKLSLASTNLAHTADIRLQDIGTKTEEWTDYPAGVIVELNKLGVTLSSGYDLLYHGDIPNGAGLSSSASLEVVTAYALLSMEGKERDTVEIAKLSQRAENQFVGVNSGIMDQFAVANGRKDHAILLMCDTLEYELVPFRTGAYKLVIANTNKRRGLVDSKYNERRSECDKALEILQKELPALSYLAQLNPQQFKDVRDSIKDETVSRRAQHVVEENQRVLDSVKALKDNDLEAFGQYMNQSHESLRYLYEVTGDELDALVEEAQRIPGTLGSRMTGAGFGGCTVSLVHEDAVERFIEEVGRKYEARTGLKADFYVCGVGHGVHEIKEGN; from the coding sequence GTGGACACAAATCAACTTATGGAAGCATTCAAGAATAAGCACGGTGAAAGCAAGCATCAGGCCCGAATATTCAACGCGCCGGGGCGCGTCAATCTGATCGGCGAGCACTTGGATTATAACGGCGGTTACGTTCTACCGGCGGCGCTGGAATTCGGCACCACCTTAATCATCCGTCCGCGCGACGATGACAAGCTGTCGCTGGCTTCAACGAATCTGGCCCACACAGCTGATATCCGCTTGCAGGATATCGGCACCAAGACGGAGGAATGGACGGATTATCCGGCGGGTGTCATCGTGGAGCTGAACAAGCTTGGCGTTACGCTCTCCAGCGGCTACGATCTGCTCTACCATGGCGATATTCCGAATGGTGCGGGTCTTTCCTCCTCAGCGTCGCTGGAGGTTGTGACCGCCTATGCTCTCCTGTCGATGGAAGGCAAGGAGAGGGATACGGTGGAGATCGCGAAGCTGTCCCAGCGTGCCGAGAACCAGTTCGTCGGCGTCAACTCCGGCATCATGGACCAATTTGCCGTAGCCAACGGAAGAAAAGACCATGCGATTCTGCTCATGTGCGATACGCTGGAGTATGAGCTCGTTCCTTTCCGGACGGGGGCTTACAAGCTGGTCATTGCCAATACCAATAAGCGCCGCGGCCTCGTTGATTCCAAGTACAATGAACGCCGCAGCGAATGCGACAAGGCGCTTGAAATTTTACAGAAGGAACTTCCGGCGCTGTCGTACCTGGCTCAGCTTAACCCGCAGCAGTTCAAGGATGTTCGGGACTCCATCAAGGATGAAACGGTATCCAGACGGGCCCAGCATGTTGTTGAAGAGAATCAGCGCGTGCTCGACTCGGTGAAGGCTTTGAAGGATAACGATCTGGAAGCATTCGGACAATACATGAACCAATCGCATGAATCGCTTCGCTATCTGTATGAAGTGACCGGGGATGAGCTCGATGCCCTGGTAGAGGAAGCGCAGCGGATACCGGGGACGCTTGGCTCCAGAATGACCGGCGCCGGATTCGGAGGATGTACGGTATCGCTTGTTCATGAGGATGCGGTGGAGCGCTTTATCGAAGAGGTTGGCCGAAAGTATGAGGCAAGAACCGGACTGAAAGCCGATTTCTACGTATGCGGCGTCGGTCACGGCGTACATGAAATAAAGGAGGGCAACTAA
- a CDS encoding AraC family transcriptional regulator has translation MLRKVILLKPTTYSVASNPAQPEASRLRVRFAGESQTLPRHALGPKIYDHFLLHVIESGRGTFRTESDTYPLGPGDCFLIHPGQLVSYVSDHNDPWRYRWVAFDGDAAAEEVEATGLLPERPVLHMPCESLIPGYISRIQAGFQTKEESSHVAAVGYLYLIWAEIMRLGGSPAQVLLAEPQVQRTVKQMINYMTAQYAHPVSIEQMCASLGYNRAYLSRIFKKETGMTPITYLLRLRIDQSKRLLRERPDLSIEQVAASVGLTDPLYFSRQFKRWVGKSPTRYRKDIEGAPAED, from the coding sequence ATGTTAAGGAAGGTCATTTTATTGAAACCGACAACCTATTCTGTTGCATCGAACCCGGCCCAGCCGGAAGCCTCCAGGCTGAGAGTGCGGTTTGCCGGCGAAAGCCAGACGCTCCCCAGGCATGCGCTCGGGCCCAAAATATACGATCATTTCCTGCTGCATGTCATTGAATCAGGCCGCGGAACCTTCCGTACCGAGTCCGATACATACCCGCTCGGGCCCGGAGACTGCTTTCTCATTCACCCGGGGCAGCTTGTCAGCTACGTCTCCGACCACAACGATCCGTGGCGGTACCGCTGGGTTGCCTTTGACGGGGACGCCGCCGCCGAGGAGGTCGAAGCCACCGGCCTGCTGCCTGAGCGGCCGGTTCTTCATATGCCTTGCGAGAGCCTTATTCCCGGCTATATATCGCGCATTCAAGCCGGCTTCCAGACGAAGGAGGAAAGCTCTCATGTAGCCGCCGTCGGCTACCTCTACCTCATATGGGCGGAAATTATGCGGCTCGGCGGGAGCCCCGCACAGGTTCTGCTGGCCGAACCGCAGGTTCAGCGCACGGTGAAGCAAATGATCAATTATATGACCGCCCAGTATGCCCATCCCGTCTCCATCGAGCAGATGTGTGCGAGTCTCGGTTACAATCGCGCATATCTTTCGCGCATCTTCAAGAAAGAAACCGGGATGACCCCCATCACCTATTTGCTCCGCCTGCGAATCGATCAGTCCAAGCGGCTGCTGCGCGAGCGTCCTGATCTGTCCATTGAACAGGTCGCCGCTTCGGTGGGCCTGACGGATCCGCTCTACTTCTCGCGCCAGTTCAAGCGTTGGGTCGGGAAATCCCCCACCCGATACCGGAAGGATATCGAAGGTGCCCCGGCAGAAGATTAA
- the mgrA gene encoding L-glyceraldehyde 3-phosphate reductase, producing the protein MTYVASEDRYEGMIYNRCGRSGLKLPAISLGLWHNFGGIDTYENGRNMITRAFDLGITHFDLANNYGPPPGSAEETFGKILSRDLKAYRDEIVISSKAGYYMWPGPYGDWGSRKYLVSSLDQSLKRMGLDYVDIFYHHRMDPETPLEETMMALDHIVRSGKALYIGISNYSPEKTREAISILKDLGTPLLIHQPSYSMLDRWVENGLLDVLEENGVGSIAFTPLAQGLLTNKYLNGVPVDSRAASASVFLNEGNITPDVLRKIRALNQMAAARGQSLAQFALAWVLRGGRVTSALIGASKVSQIEDNVAALNHLDFSKEELDRIEAILKTESEDKSS; encoded by the coding sequence GTGACCTACGTGGCTAGCGAAGACCGCTATGAAGGCATGATCTATAACCGCTGCGGGCGATCCGGCTTGAAGCTTCCGGCTATCTCGCTCGGCTTATGGCATAATTTCGGCGGCATCGATACGTATGAGAACGGACGTAATATGATTACGCGCGCATTTGACCTTGGTATCACGCACTTTGACCTGGCGAACAATTACGGACCGCCCCCAGGCTCAGCGGAAGAGACGTTCGGAAAAATTCTCTCCAGGGATCTGAAGGCCTATCGCGACGAAATCGTCATCTCTTCCAAGGCAGGCTATTATATGTGGCCGGGTCCATATGGCGATTGGGGCTCGCGCAAGTATTTGGTATCCAGTCTCGATCAGAGCCTCAAGCGGATGGGATTGGATTATGTTGATATTTTCTATCATCACCGGATGGATCCGGAAACACCGCTCGAAGAGACGATGATGGCGCTTGATCACATTGTCCGGTCCGGTAAGGCCCTGTATATCGGAATATCCAACTATTCCCCTGAGAAGACGAGGGAAGCAATCTCGATTCTGAAGGATCTCGGCACGCCGCTGCTGATTCATCAGCCGAGCTACTCCATGCTGGACCGGTGGGTAGAGAACGGCCTGCTGGACGTGCTCGAGGAGAACGGAGTCGGCAGCATTGCCTTTACGCCGCTCGCTCAAGGGCTTCTGACGAATAAATATTTGAACGGCGTGCCTGTCGATTCGCGCGCAGCCAGCGCGTCGGTATTCCTGAACGAAGGCAACATCACGCCGGACGTTCTCCGTAAAATCCGGGCGCTGAACCAGATGGCGGCCGCACGCGGCCAGAGCCTGGCTCAATTCGCCCTGGCCTGGGTGCTGCGAGGGGGAAGAGTAACCTCGGCCTTGATCGGTGCGAGCAAGGTTAGCCAGATCGAGGATAATGTGGCTGCCCTGAATCATTTGGATTTCTCCAAAGAGGAGCTCGACCGGATCGAGGCGATCCTGAAGACGGAGAGCGAGGATAAATCGTCCTAA
- a CDS encoding NAD-dependent protein deacylase: MENRKKIEQLATWIEASDYIVFFGGAGTSTESGIPDFRSAAGLYQSEHQSPYPPEVMLSHSFFMKHPEVFYDFYRSKMLHPHAQPNGCHRLLSRLAREGKLKAVITQNIDGLHQSAGCADVLELHGSVHRNYCMECSRFFSLQDILDIKETVPRCPDCGGVVRPDVVLYEEELDQKILMRSIQEISTADLLIIGGTSLTVHPAAGLVSYFQGSKVALLNADPTPYDHRAGLLIADRIGEVMTEVDKLIHTKL, translated from the coding sequence GTGGAGAACAGGAAGAAGATCGAGCAGTTGGCAACATGGATTGAGGCAAGCGATTATATTGTTTTTTTCGGAGGGGCCGGCACGTCTACCGAGAGCGGAATACCTGATTTCCGTTCGGCAGCCGGTTTGTATCAGAGCGAGCATCAGTCTCCGTATCCGCCGGAGGTTATGCTCAGCCACTCATTTTTCATGAAGCACCCTGAGGTGTTCTATGATTTCTACCGGAGTAAAATGCTGCATCCCCATGCGCAGCCAAACGGCTGTCATCGCCTGCTGTCGAGACTTGCGCGAGAGGGCAAGCTGAAAGCGGTCATCACGCAAAATATCGATGGTCTCCATCAGAGCGCCGGCTGCGCCGACGTGCTGGAGCTCCATGGCTCGGTGCATCGCAATTATTGCATGGAATGCTCCCGGTTTTTCAGCCTTCAGGACATTCTGGACATTAAGGAGACGGTTCCGCGCTGCCCGGACTGCGGCGGGGTGGTCAGACCGGACGTTGTATTATATGAGGAAGAGCTTGACCAAAAGATCCTCATGCGTTCGATTCAGGAAATTTCGACGGCGGATCTGTTGATCATCGGAGGCACTTCATTGACCGTACATCCGGCAGCGGGTCTGGTTTCCTACTTTCAAGGAAGCAAAGTAGCCCTTCTGAATGCGGATCCTACGCCATATGATCATCGGGCGGGACTCCTGATCGCGGACCGCATCGGCGAGGTCATGACGGAGGTTGACAAGCTGATCCATACCAAGCTGTAA
- a CDS encoding HAD family hydrolase: protein MPKLQITGKERSVPCEGILFDKDGTLLHFLTLWGGWAEYVLDSMEKQLAMMGAGFTSPREQVLGTKHDAKGHICGYDVTGPLAMGTVEETTGMLAWQLYAAGMPWNEAIIQVKQMTKNAMYEIRRSKPAFPMEGLEQFLTKCKQSSLKLAVVTSDDTAAAMEHIEWLGLSSYFTAIIGRDQVRNGKPHPDMAEMACRLLGIKPEEAVVVGDSNADMQMGKQAGAALAVGLCDNIEDAAHLIDADVVISDYNELEVYR, encoded by the coding sequence TTGCCGAAGCTGCAAATAACCGGAAAAGAACGATCGGTGCCTTGTGAAGGAATCTTGTTTGACAAAGACGGTACGCTGCTCCATTTCTTGACATTATGGGGAGGATGGGCCGAATATGTGCTGGACTCCATGGAGAAGCAGCTTGCGATGATGGGGGCAGGCTTTACCAGCCCTCGGGAGCAAGTCCTCGGGACGAAGCATGATGCGAAGGGGCATATCTGCGGTTATGATGTTACGGGGCCGCTGGCCATGGGAACCGTGGAGGAAACGACGGGCATGCTCGCCTGGCAGCTATATGCCGCAGGCATGCCGTGGAACGAGGCGATTATTCAAGTCAAGCAAATGACGAAGAATGCCATGTATGAAATCCGCCGCAGCAAGCCGGCATTTCCGATGGAGGGTCTCGAGCAATTTTTGACCAAATGCAAGCAGTCATCCTTGAAGCTGGCCGTCGTTACGTCAGACGACACTGCGGCAGCGATGGAGCATATCGAGTGGCTCGGACTAAGCTCCTACTTTACCGCTATCATCGGCCGGGACCAGGTCCGAAACGGCAAACCTCATCCGGACATGGCGGAGATGGCGTGCAGGCTGCTCGGCATCAAGCCTGAGGAGGCGGTGGTCGTCGGAGACAGCAACGCGGATATGCAGATGGGCAAGCAGGCGGGAGCAGCCCTGGCGGTAGGCTTGTGCGACAATATCGAAGATGCGGCTCATTTGATAGATGCCGATGTCGTCATCTCCGATTATAATGAACTAGAGGTGTATAGATAG
- a CDS encoding KGG domain-containing protein produces the protein MAQNSNRKMTREEAGRLGGEATAKNHSREFYQEIGKKGGRATSRNHSRDFYQEIGQKGGEATSRNHSREFYQEIGRKGGRK, from the coding sequence ATGGCTCAGAACAGCAACCGCAAGATGACGAGAGAAGAAGCCGGCCGTTTGGGCGGCGAAGCTACCGCTAAAAATCACAGCCGGGAATTTTACCAGGAGATCGGTAAAAAAGGCGGGCGGGCAACGTCACGCAACCATAGCCGCGATTTTTACCAGGAAATCGGGCAAAAGGGCGGAGAAGCCACTTCCCGGAATCATTCCCGAGAGTTTTATCAGGAAATCGGCCGCAAAGGCGGACGAAAATAA
- the ilvD gene encoding dihydroxy-acid dehydratase codes for MTTKKMRSDMIKKGFDRAPHRSLLRAAGVKEEDFGKPFIAVCNSYIDIVPGHVHLQEFGKIVKEAIREAGGVPFEFNTIGVDDGIAMGHIGMRYSLPSREIIADSLETVVSAHWFDGMVCIPNCDKITPGMLMGALRVNIPTVFVSGGPMKAGVDSKGRRLSLTSVFEGVGAHQVGKIDDKELLELEQYGCPTCGSCSGMFTANSMNCLAEALGLALPGNGTILAIAEERKEFVRQSAKQLMELVKMDLKPRDIVTIEAIDNAFALDMAMGGSTNTVLHTLALAHEAGLDYPLERINEVADRVPHISKLAPASDYFIEDVHTAGGVSAVLNELLKKPGALHGDCITVTGKTLAENVAGCEIQDTDVIHPIDRPYSERGGLAVLYGNLAPEGSIIKVGAVDPSVGGYHKGPAICFNSQEEALEGIANGKVKEGHVVVIRYEGPKGGPGMPEMLAPTSQIAGMGLGAKVGLITDGRFSGASRGISIGHISPEAAEGGPIAFVEDGDIIELDLNNRTIQLLGVSDEEMAERRSKWVEFQPKVKTGYLARYSKLVTNASSGGVMKI; via the coding sequence ATGACAACCAAAAAAATGCGTTCAGACATGATCAAAAAAGGCTTTGACCGTGCACCGCACCGCAGCCTTCTGCGCGCCGCAGGCGTTAAGGAAGAAGACTTCGGCAAACCGTTTATCGCGGTGTGCAACTCTTACATCGACATCGTTCCGGGCCATGTGCATCTTCAGGAATTCGGGAAGATCGTAAAGGAGGCCATCCGCGAAGCCGGCGGTGTTCCATTCGAATTCAACACGATCGGCGTTGACGACGGCATTGCAATGGGCCATATCGGAATGCGTTATTCCCTGCCAAGCCGCGAAATTATTGCAGACTCCCTGGAAACGGTCGTATCCGCGCACTGGTTTGACGGTATGGTCTGCATCCCGAACTGCGACAAGATTACGCCGGGCATGCTGATGGGCGCGCTGCGCGTCAATATCCCGACGGTATTCGTCAGCGGCGGTCCGATGAAGGCCGGCGTGGACAGCAAGGGACGCAGATTGTCGCTGACCTCCGTCTTTGAAGGCGTTGGCGCTCACCAAGTCGGCAAAATCGACGATAAAGAGCTGCTCGAGCTCGAACAATACGGCTGTCCTACCTGCGGCTCCTGCTCCGGCATGTTTACCGCCAACTCGATGAACTGTCTGGCCGAGGCTCTCGGTCTGGCGCTTCCGGGGAACGGTACGATTCTAGCCATTGCCGAGGAACGCAAGGAGTTCGTAAGACAATCGGCGAAGCAGCTGATGGAGCTCGTGAAGATGGATTTGAAGCCGCGCGACATCGTAACGATCGAAGCGATCGACAATGCGTTCGCGCTCGATATGGCGATGGGCGGTTCGACCAATACCGTACTGCATACGCTCGCCCTTGCGCATGAAGCAGGGCTGGATTATCCGCTGGAGCGGATCAACGAGGTGGCTGACCGCGTGCCGCATATCTCCAAGCTGGCTCCGGCTTCGGACTATTTCATCGAAGACGTGCACACGGCCGGCGGCGTCAGCGCCGTGCTGAACGAGCTGCTGAAGAAGCCGGGTGCGCTTCACGGGGACTGCATTACGGTAACCGGCAAGACGCTTGCCGAGAACGTGGCCGGATGCGAAATTCAGGACACCGACGTCATCCATCCGATCGACCGTCCTTATTCCGAACGCGGCGGCCTGGCCGTGCTGTACGGCAACCTTGCTCCGGAAGGCTCGATCATTAAAGTGGGCGCAGTCGACCCGTCGGTTGGCGGCTACCACAAAGGACCTGCCATCTGCTTTAACTCGCAGGAAGAGGCACTTGAAGGCATTGCGAACGGCAAGGTCAAGGAAGGTCACGTCGTCGTGATTCGCTACGAGGGTCCGAAGGGCGGACCGGGCATGCCGGAAATGCTTGCGCCCACCTCCCAAATCGCCGGCATGGGCCTTGGAGCGAAGGTCGGCCTGATTACGGACGGACGCTTCTCCGGCGCATCCCGCGGCATCAGCATCGGCCATATTTCCCCGGAAGCGGCCGAGGGCGGCCCGATCGCATTCGTCGAGGACGGGGATATCATCGAGCTTGATCTGAACAACCGGACGATTCAGCTGCTCGGCGTAAGTGATGAAGAAATGGCTGAGCGCCGCAGCAAATGGGTCGAGTTCCAGCCTAAAGTGAAAACAGGTTACCTTGCCCGCTATTCCAAGCTTGTTACGAACGCAAGCTCCGGCGGCGTCATGAAAATCTAA
- a CDS encoding polysaccharide deacetylase family protein, with protein sequence MQTLLLWLFYLSSFYAFIPGILTRIFGFRVFRRGSGTNEFALTFDDGPDPLYTPRLLDLLKRYDMKATFFVVGSHAEKHPEVVRRIHREGHLIGIHNYVHKSNWLMRPVTVRKQVKRTDDIIYEITGERSTYYRPPWGIVNLFDFAKNTGCRIILWSSMFSDWRSKIGADRLTERILAKLRGGEVMLLHDCGTTMGANPDAPEQMLIALERVLEVAQQKGMRSIRVDEMMAKESKSKVKKVSLLKRMLVSVWLLWEKGFHALFSLETVTPDDPMLHFRKRAYTGKPVVMEDGTRLEKGDQILELHFDNRKLYQIGSRSRSEMQLAIQMIRAVQKDLPALANMVLERPEFKEVRGLYGVSMISRGPEQFGFHVLDLPSGLFASSTRLYLKLLLSVIHPKGQARLKEGSQVMEPKMLMMPVEVLIERYAEKRTPPVKPPTEEPHELAQEQIVDLTMAGATASRM encoded by the coding sequence ATGCAGACACTACTGCTATGGTTGTTTTATCTTTCATCGTTTTATGCATTTATTCCCGGCATCCTGACCCGGATATTCGGTTTCCGCGTATTCCGCCGAGGCTCAGGCACGAATGAATTTGCCTTGACCTTTGACGACGGTCCAGATCCGTTATATACGCCAAGACTGCTTGATTTATTGAAGCGGTATGATATGAAGGCAACCTTCTTTGTTGTCGGTTCCCATGCCGAGAAGCATCCCGAGGTTGTCAGACGGATTCACCGAGAAGGCCATCTGATCGGGATCCACAATTATGTCCATAAGAGCAACTGGCTGATGAGGCCGGTCACGGTCCGTAAGCAGGTGAAGCGGACGGATGATATCATTTACGAGATAACGGGCGAACGCTCTACGTATTACCGGCCGCCTTGGGGCATTGTGAATCTGTTCGATTTTGCCAAGAATACGGGATGTCGGATCATATTGTGGTCCTCCATGTTCAGTGACTGGCGCAGCAAAATCGGTGCCGACCGGCTCACGGAGCGAATCCTGGCCAAGCTTCGCGGCGGGGAGGTCATGCTGCTGCATGACTGCGGCACAACGATGGGCGCCAATCCGGATGCGCCGGAGCAGATGCTCATTGCGCTGGAGCGGGTCCTGGAGGTCGCACAGCAGAAAGGAATGAGAAGTATCCGCGTGGACGAAATGATGGCCAAGGAAAGCAAGTCGAAGGTGAAGAAGGTGTCTCTCCTGAAGCGTATGCTCGTCTCTGTCTGGCTCTTGTGGGAAAAGGGATTTCACGCCCTGTTCTCGCTGGAAACCGTCACGCCTGACGATCCGATGCTTCACTTCCGCAAGCGTGCCTATACAGGCAAGCCGGTCGTGATGGAAGACGGAACCCGGCTGGAAAAGGGAGATCAGATTTTGGAGCTTCATTTTGACAATCGCAAGCTGTACCAGATCGGCAGCCGTTCCCGTTCGGAAATGCAGCTGGCCATTCAGATGATCCGTGCGGTTCAGAAGGATCTGCCGGCCCTGGCGAATATGGTGCTGGAGCGGCCCGAATTCAAGGAAGTGCGAGGTTTATACGGGGTCAGCATGATTTCCCGCGGGCCCGAGCAATTCGGGTTCCATGTGCTTGATCTTCCGTCCGGGCTGTTTGCAAGCTCGACACGCCTGTACCTGAAGCTTCTGCTAAGCGTGATCCATCCGAAAGGCCAGGCTAGGCTGAAGGAAGGAAGCCAGGTCATGGAGCCGAAAATGCTGATGATGCCTGTGGAGGTCCTGATTGAGCGCTATGCCGAGAAGCGGACGCCTCCGGTTAAGCCGCCGACCGAAGAGCCCCATGAGCTGGCACAAGAGCAGATTGTGGACTTAACGATGGCGGGCGCCACTGCATCGAGAATGTAA